A region of Bos javanicus breed banteng chromosome 17, ARS-OSU_banteng_1.0, whole genome shotgun sequence DNA encodes the following proteins:
- the RITA1 gene encoding RBPJ-interacting and tubulin-associated protein 1 isoform X2, translating into MQGLASRAPLLSLRTTESMKTPVELAISGMQTLHVQHRGRSGYRVKVRPSYVDETLFGSPAGTRPVPPDFDPPWMKKANRSRGVGTGVSQALGANGSCESTSSSGSTPTLTPRKKNKYRLISHTPSYCDESLFGSRQEGAGWEAKWMARGDAAKLHALFWTPPATPRGSHSPRPRETPVRAVHPADLSKTEHRVVASSRRLSVDGLDTPRPLRRERSHSLTHLNVPSTGHTPASSPCTSGPRDPRPAPSGVTFRSPLVTPRAGSVSVSVPTTPRQGGATQKTKPPWK; encoded by the exons ATGCAGGGCCTGGCAAGCAGAGCACCCCTGTTGTCACTCAGGACTACGGAGAGCATGAAGACCCCAGTGGAGCTGGCCATCAGCGGAATGCAGACCCTCCACGTTCAGCACCGTGGCCGGAGTGGCTACCGGGTCAAGGTTAGGCCGTCATACGTGGATGAGACTTTGTTTGGCAGCCCTGCAGGTACCCGGCCCGTACCACCAGACTTTGACCCACCATGGATGAAGAAGGCCAACAGAAGCAGAGGAGTGGGGACAGGGGTGTCTCAGGCCTTGGGGGCCAATGGGAGCTGTGAGTCCACCTCTTCCAGTGGCAGCACCCCAACCCTCACACCAAGGAAGAAGAACAAATACAG aCTGATCAGCCACACTCCTTCTTACTGCGACGAGTCTCTCTTTGGCTCCCGACAGGAGGGCGCTGGCTGGGAGGCCAAGTGGATGGCAAGAGGTGATGCTGCAAAGCTCCACGCCCTCTTCTGGACACCCCCAGCTACCCCTAGGGGCAGCCATTCTCCCCGCCCCAGGGAGACTCCAGTGCGGGCCGTTCACCCAGCTGACCTCTCAAAAACAGAGCACAGGGTCGTGGCCAGCTCCCGGAGGCTGTCCGTGGATGGGTTAGACACCCCACGCCCTCTGAGGCGGGAACGTTCCCATTCCCTCACCCACCTTAATGTCCCCAGCACAGGTCACACACCCGCCAGTAGCCCCTGCACAAGTGGGCCCCGAGATCCCAGGCCTGCCCCATCAGGGGTGACCTTCCGGAGCCCCCTGGTGACTCCCAGGGCTGGTTCAGTCAGTGTTTCAGTGCCAACTACCCCCCGACAAGGTGGGGCTACCCAGAAAACAAAGCCCCCTTGGAAATGA
- the RITA1 gene encoding RBPJ-interacting and tubulin-associated protein 1 isoform X1 → MLRESWMQGLASRAPLLSLRTTESMKTPVELAISGMQTLHVQHRGRSGYRVKVRPSYVDETLFGSPAGTRPVPPDFDPPWMKKANRSRGVGTGVSQALGANGSCESTSSSGSTPTLTPRKKNKYRLISHTPSYCDESLFGSRQEGAGWEAKWMARGDAAKLHALFWTPPATPRGSHSPRPRETPVRAVHPADLSKTEHRVVASSRRLSVDGLDTPRPLRRERSHSLTHLNVPSTGHTPASSPCTSGPRDPRPAPSGVTFRSPLVTPRAGSVSVSVPTTPRQGGATQKTKPPWK, encoded by the exons ATGCTCAG GGAGTCCTGGATGCAGGGCCTGGCAAGCAGAGCACCCCTGTTGTCACTCAGGACTACGGAGAGCATGAAGACCCCAGTGGAGCTGGCCATCAGCGGAATGCAGACCCTCCACGTTCAGCACCGTGGCCGGAGTGGCTACCGGGTCAAGGTTAGGCCGTCATACGTGGATGAGACTTTGTTTGGCAGCCCTGCAGGTACCCGGCCCGTACCACCAGACTTTGACCCACCATGGATGAAGAAGGCCAACAGAAGCAGAGGAGTGGGGACAGGGGTGTCTCAGGCCTTGGGGGCCAATGGGAGCTGTGAGTCCACCTCTTCCAGTGGCAGCACCCCAACCCTCACACCAAGGAAGAAGAACAAATACAG aCTGATCAGCCACACTCCTTCTTACTGCGACGAGTCTCTCTTTGGCTCCCGACAGGAGGGCGCTGGCTGGGAGGCCAAGTGGATGGCAAGAGGTGATGCTGCAAAGCTCCACGCCCTCTTCTGGACACCCCCAGCTACCCCTAGGGGCAGCCATTCTCCCCGCCCCAGGGAGACTCCAGTGCGGGCCGTTCACCCAGCTGACCTCTCAAAAACAGAGCACAGGGTCGTGGCCAGCTCCCGGAGGCTGTCCGTGGATGGGTTAGACACCCCACGCCCTCTGAGGCGGGAACGTTCCCATTCCCTCACCCACCTTAATGTCCCCAGCACAGGTCACACACCCGCCAGTAGCCCCTGCACAAGTGGGCCCCGAGATCCCAGGCCTGCCCCATCAGGGGTGACCTTCCGGAGCCCCCTGGTGACTCCCAGGGCTGGTTCAGTCAGTGTTTCAGTGCCAACTACCCCCCGACAAGGTGGGGCTACCCAGAAAACAAAGCCCCCTTGGAAATGA
- the IQCD gene encoding dynein regulatory complex protein 10, protein MALDVLTVAPLYQGPDINKIRLIAQTTKKSTIPPKALTPARSKLTTIETKRIMSVLDETIHKVELVSLLSHAASESKTSEGMLGPDIAKAVREHEDLCQALLDRVSYLQEEERKLQEAEEFEDEAWFRERLFAMDLQKSQLPPLMQEIKESTKNVVRLLLSNPQAASLLQAQTLGRSKEAQCFIDSLVELRGFLFEKLLTSPMEARDKIQFIQDITRRNRRHQEIIDTLENELAACVRNRNAEVEKENFVIQELKNHLHQVLRFSENSLLRTKQEAEKQQKADFRASQARVATVQQEILVLQSQFHNLVMENRDTEQALRKKKYKVETEIENWIQKYDSEMSEKQDEYEELDIIHKEEQLQLEELKKRHDVLVEEFSQIQAEREILTKKRLEDEQEMVRMVRAATLIQALWKGYLVRSMLKSKKKKRGKGKGETKGKGKGKGKK, encoded by the exons ATGGCTCTGGACGTCCTAACCGTGGCCCCCCTCTATCAAGGTCCTGACATCAACAAAATAAGGCTGATAGCCCAGACAACCAAAAAGTCCACCATCCCGCCAAAAGCCCTAACCCCCGCCAGGAGCAAACTCACGACCATCGAGACCAAGAGGATCATGTCCGTCCTGGACGAGACTATCCACAAGGTGGAGCTGGTGAGCCTGCTGTCCCACGCGGCGTCAGAGTCCAAGACTTCGGAGGGGATGCTGGGGCCGGACATCGCGAAGGCAGTGAGGGAGCACGAGGACCTCTGCCAGGCCCTCCTGGACCGAGTCAGTTACCtgcaggaggaagaaaggaaactgCAGGAGGCGGAAGAGTTCGAGGACGAAGCGTGGTTCCGAGAGCGCCTCTTCGCCATGGACTTGCAGAAATCCCAGCTCCCGCCGCTGATGCAGGAGATCAAAGAATCCACCAAGAACGTCGTGAGACTCCTGCTCAGTAACCCCCAGGCCGCCAGCCTGCTGCAGGCTCAGACCCTGGGCAGGAGCAAGGAAGCCCAGTGTTTTATCGATAGCCTGGTAGAACTCCGAGGTTTCCTGTTTGAGAAGTTACTCACCAGTCCTATGGAAGCCAGAGACAAGATCCAGTTCATCCAGGACATCACCCGACGGAATCGGAGGCACCAAGAGATCATAGACACCCTGGAAAATGAACTGGCAGCCTGTGTGAGGAACAGGAATGCGGAG GTGGAGAAGGAGAACTTTGTGATCCAAGAGCTGAAAAACCACCTGCACCAGGTGCTCAGGTTCTCGGAGAACAGCCTCCTGCGCACCAAGCAGGAGGCGGAGAAGCAGCAGAAGGCGGACTTCCGGGCCTCACAGGCCAGGGTGGCCACGGTCCAGCAGGAGATCCTGGTGCTGCAGTCGCAGTTCCACAACCTGGTCATGGAGAACCGGGACACAGAGCAGGCGCTGAGGAAG aaaaaatataaagtggaAACGGAAATTGAGAACTGGATCCAGAAATACGATTCGGAGATGAGTGAAAAGCAG GACGAGTACGAGGAGCTGGACATCATCCACAAAGAGGAGCAGCTCCAGCTGGAGGAGCTGAAGAAACGGCACGACGTGCTGGTGGAAGAGTTCTCCCAGATCCAGGCCGAGCGCGAGATCTTGACCAAGAAGAGGCTAGAGGACGAGCAGGAGATGGTGCGCATGGTGCGGGCCGCCACGCTCATCCAGGCCCTGTGGAAGGGCTACCTGGTCCGCTCCATGCTCAAGTCCAAGAAGAAGAAGCGGGGCAAGGGCAAAGGAGAGACGAAGGGCAAGGGCAAAGGAAAAGGCAAGAAGTAA